The region GCGTAGGCGCGGGCCACGTCGAGGGTGAGGCCGCCGGACGCCTCCAGCTCCGTGGCCGGCGACACCGCCGCCGCGCGGCGGACCGCCTCGGCGCACTGCTGCGGGGTGAAGTTGTCCAGCAGCACCAGTTCCACGTCCTCGGCCAGCACCGCGTCGAGCTCGTCCAACGTGGACACCTCGACCTCCATCGGCAGCCCGGGGGCGTGGGCGCGGCAAGCGCGCACCGCCGCGACGACCGAGCCGGCCGCCACCACGTGGTTGTCCTTGATGAGGACGGCGTCGCCGAGACCCAGCCGGTGGTTGGTGCCGCCGCCGCAGCGCACGGCGTACTTCTGCGGCAACCGCAGGCCGGGCAGCGTCTTGCGGCTGTCCCGGATGCGGCAGCCGGTACCCTCCACCGCCGAGACCCACTCCGAAGTCGCGGTGGCTATACCGGACAGGTGGCACAGCAGGTTCAGCGCCGTGCGCTCCGCGGTGAGCAGCCCGCCCACCCGCGCACGAACCCTCAGCGCGCAGTCGCCCGCCGCGAGCCGGTCGCCGTCGCTGCGCGACGCCAGTACCTCGTAGTCACCGAGGACCTCGTCGAGCACCACCCGCACCAGCGGCAGACCCGCCACGACACCCGCGCGGCGGGTGTTGAACGCGGCCTCGGCGACGGCGTCGGCGGGCACCGTCGCCTCCGTGGTCGCGTCCGGGCCGTAACGCAGGTCCTCGGTCAGGGCGGTGCGCACCAGCGCCTTCGCCTCGTCGGGTTCCAGACCGGCGATGGTCGTCATGCCACTCCTCCCACGAGTTCGGGCTCGGTGCGGATCAGCCAGCCCGACGCGTCCAGGCGCAGCGCGATGCTGCGCCGCCAGCGGGTGTCGTCGACCTCGGGGTAGTCGGTGCGGCGGTGGCAGCCGCGCGACTCGTTGCGCGTCTGCGCCGCCAGCAGCAACGCCTGCGCGGTCAGCGCCAGCGCGGAGTCCTCCACGGCCTGCCTGCTGTCGAGCGCGCGCACCGCGCCCGCGCGGTCGAGCATCGTCGCCGCCTCCGACAGCTCCTGGGCCTCTCGCCCGATCCCGGCGCTGCGGCTCATGGTCCGCTGGAGGAGGTCGCGGTCGACCACCGCGGCTGACGGCAGCGCCAGTTCGGACACCGGTTTGCGGCTGCGCAGCCCGCAACGCGCGTCCTTCGCCGCCGCCTCGGCGGCGCGTGCGCCGACGACCAGCCCTTCCAGCAGGCTGTTGGACGCCAGCCGGTTCGCCCCGTGCAGGCCGGTGCAGGCGACCTCGCCCGCCGCGTACAGGCCGGGCACCGTGGTCCGTCCGTCCACACCGGTCACCACACCGCCGCACGCGTAGTGCGCGGCGCTGGTCACCGGGATCGGCTCGCGCGTCGGGTCCACCCCGGCCGCGCGGCACGCCGCGAACACCGTCGGGAAGCGGTCGGCGAAGCCGCCGATGCCGGTGGCGTCGAGGTAGACGTGCCCGGCGCCGGTCTCGGCGGCCCGGCGGTTGATCGCCGCCGACACCACGTCGCGCGGGGCGAGGTCCTCCAGCGGGTGCTCCCCTGCCATGACGCGGCGGCCCTCGACGTCGACGAGCACCGCGCCCTCGCCCCGGACCGCCTCGGTGACCAGCGGTCGACGCCCGCGCGCGCCGCCAGGTGTGTAGAGCACGGTCGGGTGGAACTGCACGAACTCCAGGTCCGCGACGACCGCACCTGCCCGCAGCGCCAGCGCGACCCCGTCGGCCGTGGCGACCTCGGGATTGGTGGTCGCGGCGTAGATCTGGCCGAGACCGCCGGTGGCCAGCAGGACGGTGGGCGCGTGCACGAATCCGGGGCGGCCCTCGGCGTCCAGCGCCAGCACACCGGCGACCGCACCGCGCTCGTCGCGCGCCACGTCGACCACGCAATGCCGCTCCAGCACCGGAATTCCGCCGTCGCGCGCCGCGCTCGACAACGCCCGCTGCACCTCGGCACCGGTCGCGTCACCTCCGGCGTGGATCACCCGGAACGCGCTGTGACCGCCCTCCCGTGCTCGTGCCAGGGCACCGTCGGCACCGGTGTCGAACAGCGCGCCGATCTCGCGCAGACGCTCGATCGCCCCCGCGCCCGCCGACAGGATCGAGCGCACCGCCGTCCGCGAGCACAGCCCCGCGCCCGCGGTCATCGTGTCCTCGACGTGGCTGCGGACGCTGTCGGCGGGATCGTGCTCGCCGGGGCGGACCACGGCGACCCCGCCCTGCGCCCACGACGTGTTGCCCGCGCCCGCGGCGTCCTTGGTCACCACCAGCACGCGCAGCCCCAGCTCGCGGGCGCGCAGCGCGGCGGTCAGCCCCGCGACGCCGGTGCCGACCACGACAAGGTCGGCACCGGACTCCCACGTCATTCGCCGCCTCCGGGCTTGCCGATGGCGATCATCCGCTCGACCGAGCCGCGGGCGCGCTCGGCGATGTCGGCGGGGACGTGCACCTCGTCGGCGCCCTCGCGCAGGCAGCGCAGCAGGGCGGCCGGGGTGATCATCTTCATGTAGCGGCAGGACGCGCGGTCGTTGACGGCGCGGAAGTCGATCTCGGGGGCGGCCCGGCGAAGCTGGTGCAGCATCCCGACCTCGGTGGCCACCAGCACCGAGGTCGCTCCGGTCTCGCGGGCGGCGTCGAGCATCCCGCCG is a window of Saccharopolyspora erythraea NRRL 2338 DNA encoding:
- the nadC gene encoding carboxylating nicotinate-nucleotide diphosphorylase; this encodes MTTIAGLEPDEAKALVRTALTEDLRYGPDATTEATVPADAVAEAAFNTRRAGVVAGLPLVRVVLDEVLGDYEVLASRSDGDRLAAGDCALRVRARVGGLLTAERTALNLLCHLSGIATATSEWVSAVEGTGCRIRDSRKTLPGLRLPQKYAVRCGGGTNHRLGLGDAVLIKDNHVVAAGSVVAAVRACRAHAPGLPMEVEVSTLDELDAVLAEDVELVLLDNFTPQQCAEAVRRAAAVSPATELEASGGLTLDVARAYAETGVHYLAVGGLTHSSPALDLGLDM
- a CDS encoding L-aspartate oxidase; its protein translation is MTWESGADLVVVGTGVAGLTAALRARELGLRVLVVTKDAAGAGNTSWAQGGVAVVRPGEHDPADSVRSHVEDTMTAGAGLCSRTAVRSILSAGAGAIERLREIGALFDTGADGALARAREGGHSAFRVIHAGGDATGAEVQRALSSAARDGGIPVLERHCVVDVARDERGAVAGVLALDAEGRPGFVHAPTVLLATGGLGQIYAATTNPEVATADGVALALRAGAVVADLEFVQFHPTVLYTPGGARGRRPLVTEAVRGEGAVLVDVEGRRVMAGEHPLEDLAPRDVVSAAINRRAAETGAGHVYLDATGIGGFADRFPTVFAACRAAGVDPTREPIPVTSAAHYACGGVVTGVDGRTTVPGLYAAGEVACTGLHGANRLASNSLLEGLVVGARAAEAAAKDARCGLRSRKPVSELALPSAAVVDRDLLQRTMSRSAGIGREAQELSEAATMLDRAGAVRALDSRQAVEDSALALTAQALLLAAQTRNESRGCHRRTDYPEVDDTRWRRSIALRLDASGWLIRTEPELVGGVA